Proteins encoded in a region of the Clostridium butyricum genome:
- a CDS encoding chromate transporter: MKILMDMFITFFKIGAFTLGGGYAMLPIIQKEVVEKKKWIGETEFLDMVAISQSAPGPLAVNISAFVGQKMKGLVGFITSTLGAILPSFIIIILVASVFLGIENSPVVQRVFQGIRPAVVALIAVPVISMGKTAKVNKKNFIIPLLAAVLVAIFKITPIYVILGAAAIGVIDVLRRK, from the coding sequence ATGAAGATTTTAATGGATATGTTTATTACATTTTTTAAAATAGGTGCATTTACTTTAGGGGGCGGATATGCAATGCTTCCAATAATCCAAAAAGAAGTTGTTGAAAAGAAAAAATGGATAGGTGAAACGGAATTTCTTGATATGGTAGCTATTTCTCAATCAGCTCCCGGACCATTAGCAGTTAATATAAGTGCTTTTGTAGGACAAAAAATGAAAGGTTTAGTTGGTTTTATAACATCAACATTAGGTGCAATATTGCCATCGTTTATAATAATAATTTTAGTTGCATCAGTATTTTTAGGAATAGAAAATAGTCCTGTTGTTCAAAGAGTGTTTCAAGGAATAAGACCAGCTGTAGTGGCTCTAATAGCAGTACCTGTAATAAGTATGGGGAAAACTGCAAAAGTTAATAAGAAAAATTTTATAATTCCTCTTTTAGCAGCAGTTTTGGTTGCTATATTTAAGATTACACCTATATATGTAATTTTGGGTGCTGCAGCTATAGGGGTTATAGATGTTTTAAGGAGAAAATAA
- the accC gene encoding acetyl-CoA carboxylase biotin carboxylase subunit: MFKKILIANRGEIAVRIIRACNELGISTVAVYSEADKNSLHVKLADEAYCIGKSSPKDTYLNINNIINIAVHTKAEAIHPGYGFLSENTSFAKFCEEFNICFIGPHYTIIEKLGDKSNAKETMKEASVPIVPGSDGEIKSVDESVKVAEKIGYPVIVKASAGGGGKGMRVAENKDELISAIRECEKEADSYFGNSAVYLEKYLNHTRHVEIQIIGDNYGNVVYLGERDCTIQRRHQKLVEESPSPALDENLRKRMGEAAVNASKAFKYNSVGTVEFLLNEDNNFYFMEMNTRIQVEHGVTEMVRGIDLIKEQILVSYGKKLSFSQDDIKVNGCAIECRINAEDPYNNFMPCPGKIDEYIASGGIGIRVDSAVYSGYVIPPFYDSMILKLVSWGRNREEAIERMKRALDEFIISGVSTTIPFHRRLMDNKIFRSGDFNTGFLEDYKILE, from the coding sequence ATGTTCAAAAAGATACTTATAGCTAATAGAGGAGAAATTGCAGTTAGAATAATTCGTGCATGTAATGAACTTGGGATTTCTACAGTTGCAGTATATTCAGAAGCTGATAAAAATTCACTACATGTAAAACTGGCAGATGAAGCATACTGCATTGGAAAATCATCTCCTAAAGATACTTATTTAAACATAAATAATATAATTAATATTGCAGTTCATACAAAAGCAGAAGCTATACATCCGGGATATGGATTTCTTTCGGAAAATACAAGTTTTGCAAAATTTTGTGAAGAATTTAATATATGTTTCATAGGTCCACATTATACTATAATAGAAAAATTAGGGGATAAGTCTAATGCAAAGGAAACCATGAAGGAAGCGAGTGTACCTATTGTTCCAGGTAGTGATGGTGAAATTAAAAGTGTTGATGAATCAGTAAAAGTTGCTGAGAAAATAGGATATCCTGTTATAGTTAAAGCATCAGCTGGAGGCGGAGGAAAAGGAATGAGAGTTGCAGAAAATAAAGATGAGCTTATAAGTGCAATAAGGGAATGTGAAAAAGAAGCTGATAGTTATTTTGGAAACTCTGCTGTTTATCTTGAAAAGTACTTAAATCATACGAGGCATGTTGAAATACAAATAATAGGTGATAATTACGGAAATGTAGTTTATTTAGGGGAAAGAGACTGTACAATTCAAAGACGTCATCAAAAACTTGTTGAGGAGTCACCATCACCAGCACTTGATGAAAATTTAAGAAAGAGAATGGGAGAGGCAGCAGTCAATGCATCAAAAGCTTTTAAATATAATAGTGTGGGAACTGTAGAATTTTTATTAAATGAAGATAATAATTTTTATTTCATGGAAATGAATACGAGGATACAGGTGGAACATGGCGTAACTGAAATGGTTAGAGGTATAGATTTAATAAAAGAACAGATACTGGTCTCTTATGGAAAGAAGTTATCTTTTTCACAAGATGATATAAAAGTCAATGGATGTGCAATTGAATGCAGAATAAATGCAGAAGATCCTTACAATAATTTTATGCCATGTCCAGGGAAAATTGATGAATATATAGCTTCAGGTGGGATTGGAATAAGAGTTGATAGTGCAGTGTACAGTGGATATGTTATCCCGCCATTTTATGATTCAATGATATTAAAATTAGTATCATGGGGAAGGAATAGAGAAGAAGCTATTGAAAGGATGAAAAGAGCACTTGATGAATTTATTATATCTGGAGTAAGTACAACGATACCTTTTCATAGAAGACTCATGGATAATAAAATTTTTAGAAGTGGGGATTTTAATACAGGATTTTTAGAAGATTATAAAATTTTAGAATAG
- a CDS encoding leucine-rich repeat protein has protein sequence MIKRKRLLISIMIAGICSSIFTNVKVFASDKSNKGFYIENGVLKSIDEDISGEVDIPSDVAEISEQLFFNNDKITKVVIPGSVKKISNMSFNGCENLTEVIIEEGVESIGGDCFTGCDNLEKVTIPSTVKKIDANSFGLCGKLTDVDFKGDSLQIGRWAFTNTPWLEKQRNNDGLAIIGNVLLDGSKASGSVEIPAKVTIIEDGAFERNNNIEKIILSNKLKEIGQYAFYGCENLSSIQLPESLKSIGSSAFDGCKKISDIYIPYSVSQIGTNVFDENTNLTGNTEVYYKVQEQVKHELQYSIPSLTMFRAQAGWNSYNGNRFYKKPDGSIQTGWMSLNGRLYYFYSNGIQATGFINLNGTYYYLDPQGSGDDFGSLKTGWQSINGNWYYFNPQSEGDKAQGFMKTSWFCNNGNWYYFYSDGTMATGFIDLNEAYYYLDESNTSNIGIMKSGWQKINGYWYYFNTINDDGVAGMMRKGWKKINGVWYYFNYSDGKMASNTWVDGYYVNENGALEQ, from the coding sequence ATGATAAAAAGAAAAAGATTATTGATAAGTATTATGATTGCAGGAATATGTTCAAGTATATTTACCAATGTAAAAGTATTTGCATCAGATAAATCAAATAAGGGATTTTATATTGAAAATGGAGTACTTAAAAGTATAGATGAAGATATATCTGGTGAAGTAGATATTCCATCAGATGTGGCTGAAATAAGTGAACAGCTGTTTTTTAATAATGATAAAATAACTAAAGTTGTTATACCAGGTTCAGTGAAAAAAATAAGTAACATGTCATTTAATGGTTGTGAAAACTTAACGGAAGTAATTATTGAAGAAGGAGTAGAGTCAATTGGGGGAGACTGCTTTACAGGGTGTGATAATTTAGAGAAAGTAACTATTCCGTCAACTGTAAAAAAAATAGATGCCAATTCATTTGGTTTATGTGGAAAATTAACTGATGTTGATTTTAAAGGTGATTCACTACAAATAGGGAGATGGGCATTTACAAATACACCATGGCTTGAAAAACAAAGAAATAATGATGGATTAGCCATAATAGGTAATGTTTTATTAGATGGAAGTAAAGCTAGCGGCTCAGTTGAAATACCAGCAAAAGTAACAATTATTGAAGATGGAGCATTTGAAAGAAATAATAATATAGAGAAAATTATTTTAAGTAATAAACTTAAGGAAATTGGCCAGTACGCATTTTATGGATGTGAGAATTTATCAAGCATACAATTACCGGAAAGTTTAAAATCTATAGGATCAAGTGCTTTTGATGGATGTAAAAAGATTTCAGATATATATATTCCTTATAGTGTGAGTCAGATTGGAACTAATGTGTTTGATGAGAATACTAATTTAACTGGTAATACTGAAGTATACTATAAAGTACAGGAACAGGTTAAGCATGAATTGCAGTATTCTATTCCATCACTTACTATGTTTAGAGCACAAGCTGGATGGAATAGTTATAATGGTAATAGGTTTTACAAGAAACCTGATGGAAGCATACAGACTGGATGGATGAGTTTAAATGGAAGGCTTTATTACTTTTATAGCAATGGAATACAGGCAACAGGTTTTATAAATCTTAATGGTACGTATTATTATTTAGATCCACAGGGTTCAGGAGATGATTTTGGAAGTTTAAAAACTGGGTGGCAATCTATTAATGGAAATTGGTATTATTTTAATCCACAGAGTGAAGGCGATAAAGCACAAGGATTTATGAAGACATCTTGGTTCTGCAATAATGGAAACTGGTATTATTTCTATAGTGATGGAACAATGGCAACTGGATTTATTGATTTAAATGAGGCTTATTATTATCTAGATGAAAGTAATACTTCAAATATAGGAATAATGAAGTCAGGATGGCAAAAAATAAATGGATATTGGTATTATTTCAATACAATAAATGATGATGGTGTTGCAGGAATGATGAGAAAAGGATGGAAGAAAATAAATGGAGTTTGGTACTATTTTAATTATTCAGATGGTAAAATGGCATCAAATACATGGGTTGATGGTTATTATGTAAATGAAAATGGAGCTTTGGAACAGTAG
- the tpx gene encoding thiol peroxidase encodes MNITFKGKNVTIGDNDVRVGDMAPEFNLTNNNLANVTLNDTKGKRIFVVVPSVDTPVCDREIRKFNEEASSLDGVHIYVISMDLPFAQIRWCGAAGVDKVTTLSDYKNRDFGRNYGTYIKEVGLLARSIFVIDENNKVTYVEYCSEVSSDPDYNAALNAAKNL; translated from the coding sequence ATGAACATAACGTTTAAAGGTAAAAATGTTACTATTGGAGATAATGATGTAAGAGTTGGAGATATGGCTCCAGAATTTAATCTTACTAATAATAATTTGGCAAATGTAACTTTAAATGATACAAAAGGAAAGAGAATATTTGTTGTAGTTCCATCAGTTGATACGCCTGTATGTGATAGAGAAATAAGAAAATTTAATGAAGAAGCATCTTCGTTAGATGGTGTTCATATTTATGTTATATCCATGGATTTACCATTTGCACAAATTAGATGGTGTGGAGCAGCTGGAGTAGATAAGGTTACAACATTATCAGATTATAAGAATAGAGATTTTGGACGAAATTATGGAACATATATAAAAGAAGTTGGATTATTAGCAAGATCAATATTTGTAATAGATGAAAATAATAAGGTTACATATGTTGAATACTGTAGTGAAGTTTCAAGTGATCCAGACTATAATGCTGCATTAAATGCAGCAAAAAATCTTTAA
- a CDS encoding glycoside hydrolase family 13 protein: protein MKKEWWHDKVAYQIYPKSFKDTNGDGIGDIRGIIEKLDYLKDLGIDIIWISPMYKSPFVDQGYDISDYYSIAPEFGTMEDFDELLEEAKKRNINILMDLVINHCSDKHEWFQKALKDPYGEYAEYFYFEKGKNGNPPSNYRSYFGGSAWEPVEGTDLYYLHLFAKEQPDLNWNNEKVKKELFEMINWWLDKGLAGFRIDAIMNIKKDTSFPDYEPDGEDGLVNAAKMVEEVEGIGEMLEELKGETFEKYNAFTVAEVFNNKEEELEEFIGENGHFSTMFDFSAEVLNHGDHGWYDAKKIEFNSWRNTIFESQRKSIGKGFLANIIENHDEPRGASRYLPDYAQNDEGVKMLATVSILLRGIPFIYQGQEIGMRNCPMDSIDEYDDIHTKDQYEMALKTGLNEEEALKVCYKKSRDNSRTPMQWNNLLNAGFTDGNPWLKVNPNYIDINVEKQKQDDNSILNYYRNLIALRKCKEYKEIFTYGDFEPEYLDKENIFSYYRKNNDKSILIVANFGKEDSTLKLKNNTGKLLLSNVRNKEICDGSINLKSCEVAIILFDDNSNI from the coding sequence ATGAAAAAAGAATGGTGGCATGATAAGGTAGCATATCAGATTTATCCAAAAAGTTTTAAGGATACTAATGGAGATGGTATAGGAGATATAAGAGGTATTATTGAAAAGTTAGATTATTTAAAGGATTTAGGAATAGATATTATATGGATTTCACCTATGTATAAATCACCTTTTGTGGATCAAGGTTATGATATTTCAGATTATTACAGTATTGCACCTGAATTTGGAACAATGGAAGATTTTGATGAACTTTTAGAAGAAGCTAAAAAGAGAAATATAAATATTTTAATGGATCTTGTTATAAACCATTGTTCAGATAAGCATGAATGGTTTCAAAAAGCACTAAAAGATCCTTACGGTGAATATGCAGAATATTTCTATTTTGAAAAAGGAAAGAATGGTAATCCACCAAGTAATTATAGATCTTACTTTGGAGGAAGTGCATGGGAGCCAGTAGAAGGAACAGATTTATATTATCTTCATTTATTTGCAAAAGAGCAACCAGATCTTAATTGGAATAACGAAAAAGTTAAGAAAGAATTATTTGAAATGATAAACTGGTGGCTTGATAAGGGACTTGCAGGCTTTAGAATTGATGCGATTATGAATATTAAGAAAGATACAAGTTTTCCAGATTATGAGCCAGACGGTGAAGATGGACTTGTAAATGCAGCTAAAATGGTAGAGGAAGTAGAAGGAATAGGAGAAATGCTTGAAGAGCTTAAGGGTGAAACTTTTGAAAAGTATAATGCTTTTACTGTTGCTGAAGTATTTAATAATAAAGAAGAAGAACTCGAAGAATTTATAGGTGAAAATGGACATTTTTCAACCATGTTTGATTTTTCAGCTGAAGTACTAAATCATGGTGACCATGGATGGTATGATGCTAAAAAAATTGAATTTAATTCGTGGAGGAATACTATATTTGAATCACAAAGAAAATCTATTGGTAAAGGATTTCTAGCTAATATTATTGAAAATCATGATGAACCTAGAGGGGCATCACGATATCTTCCAGATTACGCACAGAATGATGAGGGAGTAAAAATGCTTGCAACTGTAAGTATATTATTAAGAGGAATCCCTTTTATTTATCAGGGACAGGAAATTGGAATGAGAAATTGTCCAATGGATAGTATAGATGAATATGATGATATTCATACTAAGGATCAATATGAGATGGCATTAAAGACTGGGTTGAATGAAGAAGAAGCGCTTAAGGTATGTTATAAAAAAAGCAGAGATAATTCAAGAACTCCTATGCAATGGAATAATTTATTGAATGCAGGATTTACAGATGGAAATCCATGGCTTAAAGTAAATCCTAATTATATAGATATAAATGTTGAAAAACAGAAACAAGACGACAATTCTATTTTAAATTATTATAGAAATCTTATAGCACTTAGAAAATGTAAAGAATATAAGGAAATATTCACTTATGGTGATTTTGAACCAGAATATTTAGATAAAGAAAATATTTTTTCATATTATAGAAAAAATAATGATAAATCTATATTGATTGTTGCTAATTTTGGGAAAGAAGATTCAACGTTAAAGCTAAAAAATAATACAGGTAAATTATTATTATCTAATGTGAGAAATAAAGAAATTTGTGATGGAAGTATTAATCTTAAATCTTGTGAAGTAGCTATTATTTTATTTGATGATAACTCGAATATTTAA
- a CDS encoding acetyl-CoA carboxylase biotin carboxyl carrier protein, producing the protein MIQIEDLEKIIKIVEKHDISHFEFEQNDSRIVIEKQLLKPAFNIDKTNNSEMKVINECRNEKEKNLINNEEKIDKNYIKSNLAGTFYLRKEENSEPFVGLNEKINENTVVGLVEVMKLFNEVEAGVNGEIIDILVEDGDFVEYGQPLFEIKIS; encoded by the coding sequence ATGATACAAATAGAAGATTTAGAAAAAATAATTAAAATAGTTGAAAAACATGATATATCACATTTTGAATTTGAACAGAATGATAGCAGAATAGTTATTGAAAAGCAACTATTAAAACCTGCATTTAATATTGATAAAACTAATAATAGTGAGATGAAAGTTATTAATGAATGCAGAAATGAGAAAGAAAAGAATCTAATTAATAATGAAGAAAAAATAGATAAAAATTATATAAAATCAAATCTTGCAGGAACATTTTATTTAAGAAAAGAAGAAAATTCAGAACCATTTGTAGGGCTTAATGAAAAAATAAATGAAAACACTGTAGTAGGACTGGTTGAAGTTATGAAATTATTTAATGAGGTAGAAGCTGGGGTCAATGGTGAAATAATAGACATATTGGTTGAAGATGGAGATTTTGTAGAATATGGACAACCTTTGTTTGAAATAAAGATTTCTTAA
- a CDS encoding sugar O-acetyltransferase, producing the protein MNQKERMLNGLPYKAWLDGLSEERMETKLKVYDYNLCRPDNKEEMKKIIKSIIGKTGEEIHIEQPFRCDYGSNIEVGENFYSNYNCIMLDVGKITIGKNVMFAPNVSIYTAGHPIHPQSRNSGYEYGIPVTIGDNVWVGGSVVINPGVTIGNNVVIGSGSVVTKDIPDNVIAVGNPCRVIREITEEDRKYYYKNNEFDVDDYK; encoded by the coding sequence ATGAATCAAAAAGAAAGAATGTTAAACGGACTTCCATATAAAGCGTGGTTAGATGGACTTTCGGAAGAAAGAATGGAAACAAAACTTAAAGTATATGATTACAATTTATGCAGACCTGATAACAAGGAAGAAATGAAAAAAATTATTAAAAGCATAATAGGAAAAACTGGGGAAGAAATTCATATTGAACAGCCATTTCGTTGTGATTATGGAAGTAATATAGAAGTTGGAGAAAATTTCTATTCAAATTATAACTGTATAATGCTTGATGTTGGTAAAATAACTATAGGGAAAAATGTAATGTTTGCACCTAATGTATCTATATATACAGCTGGCCATCCAATACATCCACAATCAAGAAACTCTGGATATGAGTACGGAATTCCGGTAACAATTGGTGATAATGTATGGGTTGGGGGAAGTGTTGTAATTAATCCAGGTGTTACTATTGGAAATAATGTGGTGATTGGTTCTGGGAGTGTTGTTACAAAAGACATACCTGATAATGTTATAGCAGTAGGAAATCCATGCAGAGTTATTCGTGAAATTACTGAAGAAGATAGAAAATATTATTATAAAAATAATGAATTTGATGTAGATGATTACAAATAA
- a CDS encoding chromate transporter: MLIRLFFTFFKIGLFSFGGGYAMLPLIKQEVVDINRWMSNESFTNIIGISQVTPGPLAINTATYVGYKTSGIIGSVYATLGVSLPSIIIIFIIAKLFMKKKNNKYAEGILKYIRLCAVGLIAAAAIMLMDDVTANFRSFIIFLSAFVLSYKFKMDPILLAVLSGIVGFIVF, translated from the coding sequence ATGTTAATCAGATTATTCTTTACATTCTTTAAAATTGGATTATTTAGTTTTGGTGGAGGATATGCAATGCTTCCTCTAATTAAGCAGGAAGTAGTTGATATTAATAGATGGATGTCAAATGAAAGTTTTACTAATATTATAGGAATAAGTCAGGTGACTCCAGGACCCTTAGCGATTAATACAGCCACCTATGTAGGATATAAAACAAGTGGAATAATTGGTTCTGTATATGCCACATTAGGAGTAAGTTTACCTTCTATAATAATAATATTTATAATAGCAAAGCTTTTTATGAAGAAAAAAAATAATAAATATGCAGAAGGAATTTTAAAATACATAAGATTGTGTGCAGTTGGTTTAATTGCAGCAGCAGCAATTATGCTTATGGATGATGTTACAGCAAATTTTAGAAGCTTTATTATCTTTCTTTCAGCATTTGTACTTAGTTATAAATTTAAGATGGATCCTATACTTTTGGCGGTATTGTCTGGAATCGTAGGATTTATAGTGTTCTAA
- a CDS encoding phytoene desaturase family protein produces the protein MNNIVIVGGGIGGLCSAVRLLSKGFKVTILEKEPTVGGKVNRKEIKDFNFDLTASILMTPKVYTDIFKDLGKNYKDYFEMIRLEPIYNVFYADKTQYSFYRDLKKTNDVLESIESGLSQEYEEFFYKTMKKYLIANNNFLCKPMLNMKEILNVNSIKSALQMDVLENSNKYLSSMIHNRKLNEYLIFQAMYMGVNPYKNTNLYTMIPAISHAYGLSYIKGGLYQYICALQKLIYEEGGQIETNSQVKEIVIKNNKVAGVRTKKIFYEADCVVCNADYPYAVKELIPGYSLGMSYTNSCIDKKEYSCSVFMIYLGLNKKYDVLNVHNIYISKDFKKSIEDPFNGTLSKNPSIYMYYPSAVDESLCSKSKSVLNIMVRVPNLSFETVKWTRKDIMNYRNVIIKHISDIKGLEDIEKHIECEDYLIPDDLDKKFNAFKGNAFGLSHKLSQDIYLRPHIKSEKIKGLYFIGSSTHPGNGVSIIINGTKVLADIICEDFR, from the coding sequence ATGAACAATATTGTAATTGTTGGAGGTGGGATAGGAGGATTATGCAGTGCTGTAAGACTTCTTAGCAAAGGATTTAAAGTTACGATACTAGAAAAAGAGCCAACAGTAGGAGGCAAAGTCAATAGAAAAGAAATTAAGGATTTTAATTTTGATCTTACAGCAAGTATTTTGATGACACCTAAAGTATATACTGATATTTTTAAAGATTTAGGTAAAAATTATAAAGATTATTTTGAAATGATAAGATTAGAGCCAATATATAATGTTTTCTATGCAGATAAGACCCAATATAGTTTCTATAGAGACTTAAAAAAAACAAATGATGTTCTTGAAAGTATTGAAAGTGGACTTTCTCAAGAGTATGAAGAATTTTTTTATAAAACCATGAAAAAATATTTGATTGCTAATAATAATTTTCTTTGCAAGCCAATGCTAAACATGAAAGAAATACTCAATGTAAATTCAATAAAATCAGCACTACAGATGGATGTTCTTGAAAATTCAAATAAATATTTATCTAGTATGATTCATAATAGAAAATTAAACGAGTATTTAATTTTTCAAGCTATGTATATGGGGGTAAATCCATATAAGAATACAAACCTTTATACAATGATTCCAGCAATATCTCATGCTTATGGACTTTCATATATAAAGGGAGGTCTTTATCAATATATATGTGCATTACAAAAGTTAATTTATGAAGAAGGCGGGCAAATAGAAACAAATAGTCAGGTAAAAGAAATTGTAATAAAAAATAATAAAGTTGCAGGTGTAAGAACTAAAAAAATATTTTATGAGGCAGATTGTGTTGTATGCAATGCTGATTATCCTTATGCAGTTAAGGAATTAATTCCAGGATACAGCTTAGGTATGAGTTACACAAACAGTTGTATTGATAAAAAGGAATATTCATGTTCCGTCTTTATGATTTATTTAGGACTTAATAAAAAATATGATGTATTAAATGTCCATAATATTTATATAAGTAAGGATTTTAAAAAATCTATAGAAGATCCTTTTAATGGAACCCTTTCAAAAAACCCATCAATTTATATGTACTATCCTAGTGCTGTAGATGAAAGTTTATGTAGCAAATCAAAATCAGTTCTTAATATTATGGTTAGGGTACCAAATTTATCTTTTGAAACTGTCAAATGGACGAGAAAAGATATTATGAATTATAGAAATGTAATAATAAAACATATATCTGATATAAAAGGCCTAGAAGATATAGAAAAGCATATTGAATGTGAAGATTATCTTATACCAGATGACCTTGATAAAAAGTTTAATGCTTTTAAGGGAAATGCTTTTGGTTTAAGTCATAAGCTTAGTCAGGACATATATTTAAGACCGCATATAAAATCTGAAAAAATTAAAGGATTATATTTCATTGGTTCATCTACACATCCAGGAAATGGTGTATCTATAATAATAAATGGAACAAAGGTTTTAGCTGATATTATTTGTGAAGACTTCAGATGA
- the pxpB gene encoding 5-oxoprolinase subunit PxpB has product MEELNFDIVQVSENCALIEFGNKISEDINKRIRIFCEYLDMKSFYGLVEYIPYFSSVSLIYDPLKIKGKESFKFVKEKLEDILLNIDFSHHYKENVVEIPVYYGGEFGPDIEHVAKVNNITVDDVIKIHSDKRYLVYMIGFAPGFPYLGGLSEKLCTPRKSTPRLVIPQGSVGIAGMQTGVYPIETPGGWQIIGQTPIKLFDINRENKTLLKCGDIAKFYPISYDEYLKIKEKIS; this is encoded by the coding sequence ATGGAAGAATTAAATTTTGATATAGTACAGGTTAGTGAAAATTGTGCATTAATTGAATTTGGAAATAAAATAAGTGAAGATATAAATAAAAGGATAAGAATATTTTGTGAATATCTTGATATGAAATCATTTTATGGACTTGTAGAGTATATACCGTATTTTTCTAGTGTGTCACTTATTTATGATCCATTAAAAATAAAAGGAAAAGAATCATTTAAATTTGTAAAGGAAAAATTAGAAGATATATTATTGAATATTGATTTTTCTCATCATTATAAAGAAAATGTAGTGGAGATACCTGTATATTATGGAGGCGAATTTGGACCAGATATAGAGCATGTTGCAAAAGTAAATAATATTACTGTAGATGATGTAATAAAAATTCACTCGGATAAAAGGTATCTAGTATATATGATAGGATTCGCGCCTGGATTTCCATATTTAGGTGGATTGTCAGAGAAGTTATGCACTCCGAGAAAAAGTACTCCAAGGCTAGTTATACCACAAGGATCAGTTGGAATTGCAGGAATGCAAACAGGAGTTTATCCTATAGAAACACCCGGAGGATGGCAGATAATTGGACAAACACCTATTAAGTTGTTTGATATCAATAGAGAGAATAAAACACTATTAAAGTGTGGAGATATAGCAAAGTTTTATCCAATTTCTTATGATGAGTATCTTAAAATAAAGGAGAAAATATCATGA
- a CDS encoding biotin-dependent carboxyltransferase family protein, giving the protein MSISILKAGLLTTIQDKGRYGYQKYGVVVSGAMDSFSMRLSNIIVGNNENEAVLEITLIGPEVKIKKGNLISITGADLSPTINGIKVPMGRPVYLNEDCILKFGACIYGCRAYLSIAGGFDIPLIMESKSTYIRGGIGGKDGRALKNGDEIDISEKNDLSKKIIKKLFDRKSKKAFTYPKWYIKEAIFKNSENNEIRVLEDRQFDDVSYESIDKFFDSEFVIDSKSDRMGYRVNGPEIKFKHDIEMISGEVSFGTIQIPPDGNPIILLADRATAGGYPKIARVIYYDFQRIVQRKPSEKIKFKRITIEKAEDLYLEREKYIEDLKKSIKLISI; this is encoded by the coding sequence ATGAGTATAAGTATTTTAAAAGCAGGTCTTTTAACTACAATACAAGATAAAGGGCGATATGGATATCAAAAATATGGTGTAGTTGTAAGTGGGGCAATGGATAGTTTTTCTATGAGATTATCAAATATAATTGTTGGAAATAATGAAAATGAGGCAGTATTAGAAATCACCTTAATAGGACCAGAGGTAAAAATAAAAAAAGGAAATCTAATATCAATAACAGGAGCAGATCTTTCTCCAACTATAAATGGAATTAAAGTTCCTATGGGAAGACCAGTATATTTGAATGAGGATTGTATATTGAAATTTGGAGCATGTATATACGGATGTAGAGCTTATTTATCAATAGCTGGTGGATTTGATATACCACTTATTATGGAAAGTAAAAGTACATACATAAGAGGAGGGATAGGTGGAAAGGATGGAAGAGCATTAAAAAATGGTGATGAAATTGATATTTCTGAAAAAAATGACTTATCTAAAAAAATAATAAAGAAATTATTTGATAGGAAAAGTAAAAAAGCATTTACTTATCCAAAATGGTATATAAAAGAGGCTATATTTAAAAATTCAGAGAATAATGAAATAAGAGTTTTAGAAGATAGACAGTTTGATGATGTGTCGTATGAAAGTATAGATAAATTTTTTGATTCAGAATTTGTAATAGATAGTAAATCTGACAGAATGGGATATAGAGTAAATGGTCCAGAAATAAAATTTAAACATGATATAGAAATGATATCAGGAGAAGTATCCTTTGGGACAATTCAAATACCTCCAGATGGAAATCCAATAATTTTATTAGCTGATAGAGCAACTGCTGGAGGGTATCCAAAGATAGCTCGTGTCATATATTATGATTTCCAAAGAATTGTTCAGCGTAAGCCTTCTGAAAAGATTAAATTTAAAAGAATAACAATTGAAAAAGCGGAAGATCTTTATTTAGAGAGAGAGAAATATATTGAAGACTTAAAAAAGTCTATAAAACTAATAAGCATATAG